TCGGCGGTTACGCTTTCTCGGCCCGAGCGATCCTGTGCCAGGGGAGCAGTTGATCTTAACGGCTGATACGAATTTACAGCAGGCAGCTCTCAAAGCTTTGGCCGGTCGTAAAGGCGCGGTTGTTGCTATAGTGCCACACACCGGCGAGGTATTGACTTTAGTCAGCAGTCCATCATTCGACCCTAATGTGTTCACGCGCAAGCTTTCCAGCAAAACTTGGGGCGCTTTGAATAATAATCCCGAACTACCACTTCACAATCGAGCGATTGCAACAGCCTTCGCACCCGGCTCGATATTCAAGATGGTCACTGCTGCAGCAGGTCTGAAAGCCGGAACACTTTCTCTCTCGACTACTGCCTATTGTCCAGGTTATATTATGTTAGGTCGCTGGCGATTTCGATGTCATACAACTCATGGCCCTATTGATTTCATCGGCTCTATTTCTAAGTCATGTGACGTGTTTTTCTACCATGCCGGATTAAAGATGGGGCCACAGATACTAGCCGATACCGCAAGAGAATGTGGGCTTGGAAGTCAAACAGGGATTGACCTATGGAGCGCTTTGAACGGAAAAGTGCCTAATGAGTTGCGCGGAAACGTGCCTGATCCGGCTTGGAAAGAACTTAAAATGCACGATAAGTGGCGCGGTGGTGACACTGTCAATATGAGTATTGGACAAGGCTTTCTTACTACCACCCCAATTCAAATGGCTTGCGTAGCTTCTATGATCGCCAATCGAGGCGAAATATTTAAGCCCCAAACAGTGCAGCGAAGAAAAATCGGGAAGAATATCACCTATCAATTCAAGCCTGAGCTGAAATACCAGATCAACTTGCCCCCTGAATACTGGAGCGCGATCATTCAGGGGATGTCCGATGCAACCACCTCGGGAACGGCGGTCAGCGTTGCAATCCCAGGAGTAAATATCGCCTCAAAGACCGGTTCAGCCGAAGAAGGTCGTGGTCGCACCCATGCCTGGTATGTCGGTTTTGCGCCTGTCGAGAACCCGCAGATTGCTCTCTGTGTGTTTGTCGAACGCGGCGGACACGGCGGCGCCGCAGCAGCTCCGGTAGCCAAAGAAGTCTTCAAAGCTTTCTTCCACAAGTAACCCGTATGCCTTTAATTCTCTCCTACTAACAAATCGCGCAAGAACGGATTGTGTTGGCGTTCGGTTTTAATATCCGTTGACGGACCATGGCCGGGATAGATACGAGTGTCTTCAGGTAATGGAAGCAAGGTCTTTCGAATCGACCCCATAAGTTCATCATAGTCCCCATATAGCAAATCAGTTCGGCCTATGCTACCGGCAAAGAGAGTATCGCCGGTAAATACGATGCCAGGAACTTCCAGGATAATGCCTCCCGGACTATGCCCTGGCGTGCGGCGACTCGCTACTTTAATATAGCCAATAATCAACTCATCGATATCTTCCAGTAAACGATCAGGGTTGGCCTGTTCTGGCACATCGATTCCAAAGTTAGCTGCCTGACGATGTGCAAGTTTCAAAAGGGGAATATC
This genomic stretch from bacterium harbors:
- the mrdA gene encoding penicillin-binding protein 2, which encodes MWLDLPQKPEIPPRVRALSIIVGTLLFCLLGRLWYLQVALGQDLFLQSKNNTVRTDRQAPPRGLITDRVGRPIATVELQEVVFLSPFDAKSHPETVAQVAHILGQSPQDIQDVLNASQVGLYKPVPICVGLTRHQLTHLLENQNSLPGITISQQPIRKYIQGRLWAHLVGYVGPINQKELKDSVSHEYSPRDFVGKLGVEGAQEEYLRGEAGGERYEVDARGRRLRFLGPSDPVPGEQLILTADTNLQQAALKALAGRKGAVVAIVPHTGEVLTLVSSPSFDPNVFTRKLSSKTWGALNNNPELPLHNRAIATAFAPGSIFKMVTAAAGLKAGTLSLSTTAYCPGYIMLGRWRFRCHTTHGPIDFIGSISKSCDVFFYHAGLKMGPQILADTARECGLGSQTGIDLWSALNGKVPNELRGNVPDPAWKELKMHDKWRGGDTVNMSIGQGFLTTTPIQMACVASMIANRGEIFKPQTVQRRKIGKNITYQFKPELKYQINLPPEYWSAIIQGMSDATTSGTAVSVAIPGVNIASKTGSAEEGRGRTHAWYVGFAPVENPQIALCVFVERGGHGGAAAAPVAKEVFKAFFHK
- a CDS encoding MBL fold metallo-hydrolase — encoded protein: MQVYAFTTGPLENNTYVLVDETSGEAAVIDPGLECEPVVAFVQQGKYRLVWIINTHGHFDHVAGNIVFKNQFGAPVAMHSSDIPLLKLAHRQAANFGIDVPEQANPDRLLEDIDELIIGYIKVASRRTPGHSPGGIILEVPGIVFTGDTLFAGSIGRTDLLYGDYDELMGSIRKTLLPLPEDTRIYPGHGPSTDIKTERQHNPFLRDLLVGEN